One genomic region from Salvia hispanica cultivar TCC Black 2014 chromosome 2, UniMelb_Shisp_WGS_1.0, whole genome shotgun sequence encodes:
- the LOC125204932 gene encoding uncharacterized protein At4g14100-like translates to MKLSPLISLFLSLVSLIQSEPTPKPWPPQFHSMLMLNTSVGTLQINDLWYDWPNGRNVNIIYKQLGEILYDVEWNNGTSYYYTLDSTKQCTTVDFGVGIPRPDFLDGANYLGQHYRDGFLCHLWEKVDFIWYYEDVLTRRPVAWDFYSGMTLQVMTFEVGKVLDKSNWQAPVYCFEGAEVKQDHPLPESPFGLMRLRDV, encoded by the exons ATGAAACTCAGTCCTCTCATTTCCCTCTTTCTCTCACTCGTCTCTCTTATCCAATCGGAGCCGACGCCCAAGCCATGGCCGCCGCAGTTCCACTCGATGCTCATGCTGAACACCAGCGTGGGGACGCTGCAGATCAACGACCTCTGGTACGACTGGCCGAATGGCCGCAACGTCAACATCATCTATAAACAACTCGGAGAAATCTTGTACGATGTGGAGTGGAACAACGGCACCTCCTACTACTACACGCTCGATTCTACCAAGCAATGCACCACCGTGGATTTTGGGGTGGGGATTCCCCGCCCCGATTTTCTCGACGGCGCCAACTACTTGGGGCAGCACTATAGGGATGGCTTCCTCTGCCATTTGTGGGAGAAGGTTGACTTCATCTGGTACTATGAGGATGTTCTCACTCGTAGGCCTGTTGCTTGGGATTTCTACTCAG GGATGACGTTACAAGTGATGACATTCGAGGTGGGGAAAGTGCTTGACAAGTCCAACTGGCAAGCCCCTGTTTACTGCTTTGAGGGCGCCGAGGTTAAGCAAGATCATCCTCTTCCCGAATCACCTTTTGGTTTAATGAGATTGAGAGATGTTTAG
- the LOC125203464 gene encoding probable beta-1,4-xylosyltransferase IRX10L: MRDRGRRWIFAFLVWFLTFWRIEAFKFHRAQKTERISGSAGDVLEDDPVGRLKVFVYELPSKYNKKILQKDPRCLTHMFAAEIFMHRFLLSSPVRTLNPDEADWFYTPVYTTCDLTPNGLPLPFKSPRMMRSAIQLISSNWPYWNATEGANHFFIVPHDFGACFHYLEEKAIERGILPLLQRATLVQTFGQRNHVCLKHGSIIIPPYAPPQKMQAHLISPSTPRSIFVYFRGLFYDVGNDPEGGYYARGARASVWENFKDNPLFDISTEHPTTYYQDMQRAIFCLCPLGWAPWSPRLVEAVVFGCIPVIIADNIVLPFADAIPWEEIGVFVAEKDVPRLDTILSSIPIKEILRKQRLLANPSMKQAMLFPQPAQARDAFHQILNGLARKLPHDKSIYVSGERILNWTAGPVGDLKPW; encoded by the exons ATGAGGGACCGGGGCCGGAGATGGATATTTGCTTTCCTTGTCTGGTTTTTAACTTTTTGGAGGATTGAAGCTTTCAAGTTTCACAGAGCCCAGAAAACTGAGAGAATCTCCG GGAGTGCGGGTGATGTCCTGGAAGATGATCCTGTTGGAAGGTTAAAAGTGTTTGTTTATGAGCTTCCTAGCAAATACAACAAAAAGATTTTACAGAAGGACCCAAGATGCCTCACCCATATGTTTGCAGCAGAGATTTTCATGCACCGTTTCCTCTTATCGAGTCCTGTTCGCACTCTTAATCCTGATGAAGCAGACTGGTTCTACACTCCTGTGTATACAACTTGTGACCTGACACCAAATGGCCTCCCACTACCATTCAAATCACCTCGAATGATGAGAAGTGCTATACAACTAATCTCTTCCAACTGGCCTTATTGGAATGCAACTGAAGGGGCCAATCACTTCTTTATTGTGCCTCATGATTTTGGGGCGTGCTTTCACTATCTA GAAGAGAAAGCTATTGAGAGAGGAATTCTTCCGTTGCTCCAACGGGCTACATTGGTCCAGACTTTTGGACAACGTAACCATGTTTGCTTGAAGCATGGATCAATCATCATCCCTCCATATGCCCCTCCACAGAAAATGCAGGCACATCTAATTTCTCCTAGCACCCCTCGATCCATCTTTGTTTACTTCCGAGGTTTGTTTTATGATGTTGGAAACGACCCAGAAGGTGGTTACTATGCAAG AGGTGCGAGAGCATCAGTGTGGGAGAACTTCAAGGACAATCCGCTGTTTGACATCTCCACGGAACACCCAACTACATACTATCAAGACATGCAGAGAGCTATCTTCTGTCTCTGTCCGCTCGGATGGGCCCCGTGGAGTCCTAGACTGGTTGAAGCAGTCGTATTTGGCTGCATTCCCGTTATCATAGCTGATAACATTGTGTTGCCTTTTGCTGATGCAATTCCATGGGAAGAGATCGGTGTTTTTGTCGCGGAAAAGGATGTCCCTAGGCTAGACACAATACTAAGCTCGATTCCGATCAAAGAGATTCTAAGGAAGCAAAGACTACTAGCCAATCCATCTATGAAACAGGCGATGTTGTTTCCACAGCCCGCTCAGGCACGGGACGCCTTCCATCAGATATTGAACGGGCTAGCTCGTAAGTTGCCTCATGACAAGAGTATTTACGTAAGTGGtgaaagaattttaaattggACTGCTGGACCTGTTGGTGACCTTAAACCTTGGTAG
- the LOC125203292 gene encoding carbonyl reductase [NADPH] 1-like: MDKKEKAKEKKEKRRQEISLLRTIPYTDHQRWWTSETIAVVTGANRGIGFEIVRQLALHEITVILTSRETGVGQEAAKVLQEGGLNVVFHQLDITDPPSIQSFVQWLKQEYDGVDILINNAGVNYNAGSDNSVEKAEQVIQTNYFGTKNMIKAMVPLMRPSEQGGRIVNVSSKLGRLSGRRNRIENAEVRKKLENEELLSEELIDEMMDTFLKQVNDGSWKEGGWPNVFTDYSLSKLAVNTYTRLMAREFASRPEGQKIYINCYCPGWVRTAMTSWAGHISIEEGADTAVWLALLPDQFVTGKFFSERREINF, translated from the exons AtggataaaaaagaaaaggcaaaagagaaaaaggaaaagaggCGCCAAGAGATCTCTCTCCTCCGTACAATCCCTTACACCGATCATCAAAG ATGGTGGACCTCGGAAACGATAGCTGTGGTGACCGGTGCAAATAGGGGGATCGGGTTTGAGATAGTGCGCCAGCTCGCTTTGCACGAGATCACAGTCATCCTCACATCACGAGAGACGGGCGTTGGACAAGAAGCGGCAAAGGTCTTGCAAGAAGGAGGTTTGAATGTAGTGTTTCACCAACTAGACATCACAGACCCTCCATCAATCCAATCATTTGTTCAATGGCTcaagcaagaatatgatggTGTAGACATATTG ATAAACAATGCTGGAGTGAATTACAATGCTGGGTCAGACAACTCTGTGGAAAAAGCTGAGCAAGTTATCCAGACAAACTATTTTGGCaccaaaaatatgatcaaGGCAATGGTTCCTCTTATGAGGCCTTCCGAGCAAGGTGGCCGGATCGTCAATGTCAGTTCCAAATTGGGAAGGCTCAGCGGGAGAAGAAAT AGAATTGAAAATGCTGAAGTAAGAAAAAAGCTCGAAAACGAGGAGTTGCTGTCTGAGGAGTTGATTGATGAAATGATGGATACATTCTTGAAGCAAGTAAATGATGGGAGTTGGAAAGAAGGTGGATGGCCTAATGTGTTTACAGACTATTCTTTGTCCAAACTGGCGGTTAATACGTACACAAGGCTGATGGCGAGGGAGTTTGCTAGTCGGCCAGAAGGCCAGAAGATATACATCAATTGCTACTGCCCCGGGTGGGTGAGGACTGCTATGACTAGCTGGGCTGGACACATTAGTATCGAGGAAGGAGCTGACACAGCCGTGTGGCTCGCCTTGCTTCCTGATCAGTTTGTGACTGGCAAGTTCTTCTCCGAGAGGCGGGAGATCAATTTCTGA